From Candidatus Neomarinimicrobiota bacterium, the proteins below share one genomic window:
- the csdE gene encoding cysteine desulfurase sulfur acceptor subunit CsdE, producing MTADDLANFFAMLPGWEEKFRYIIDLGKKLPPYPEEYKKDEFRIFGCQSLVWLKSDYKDGRIHFVADADAAIVRGLIAILMVIYNDKTPEDILGFDIHAWLESVGLSAQLTPTRSNGLHAMIKRLYTFAENAQEKH from the coding sequence ATGACAGCAGATGACCTTGCCAATTTCTTTGCCATGTTACCTGGCTGGGAAGAAAAATTCAGGTACATCATTGATTTAGGAAAAAAGCTTCCCCCATACCCTGAAGAATATAAAAAAGATGAATTCCGGATTTTTGGCTGTCAGAGTCTGGTCTGGCTGAAATCGGATTATAAGGACGGCCGTATTCATTTTGTTGCTGATGCTGATGCAGCTATTGTCCGCGGACTGATTGCCATTCTTATGGTCATCTACAATGATAAAACACCAGAGGATATACTCGGTTTTGATATCCATGCATGGCTTGAATCGGTGGGACTCAGTGCTCAATTGACTCCTACGCGGAGTAACGGTCTTCATGCCATGATCAAAAGACTGTACACTTTTGCTGAAAATGCACAAGAAAAACATTAG